Proteins from a single region of Halorubrum sp. 2020YC2:
- a CDS encoding GIY-YIG nuclease family protein, producing MDRESKNELWDQWVSETILTDITSPVTPDPVPMVDESGSQLEMTDEYDSYRLGRGNGDYLYLLYVLDEPVSGSSDIIPVYIGETSQVSSRLLDHFRKLRNSLPTSEWKDDGSWGSYGKYDHIATVFEKANSPLYVWVVDVNEIETGPYGYSTYRQELEAKTVGLVHSHPQFNRVFANRDFVPNRVAHEMGKVGPDWVDLENDSPNEEAVVAADNAGDGVSGTSKADLWHEWVEQTIHKEIHDPEGEDPIPLFETDDDLVVELTEVGSSTVLKRSEAIDTRIRQEGKRCVHRTGVKDGPNGLLYVMYQLESDPPSPEQIIPRYIGKAEAYGKKNELSANFEEIAKDRSGTRSFARWGDGSYWHVGELSDTVFGVDSKKLSWASELFEQGTHQLKEQTYLWIRAWDPEKYTGPYGYPAYLAEVEALLIGLAYQTNPHQLLNHHEVPNGAPANQKQFEFDPSST from the coding sequence ATGGACAGAGAGAGCAAAAATGAGTTGTGGGATCAGTGGGTTTCTGAGACGATACTCACCGACATTACCTCTCCAGTCACACCCGATCCGGTTCCCATGGTTGACGAGTCCGGATCGCAACTGGAGATGACCGATGAATACGACTCGTATCGCTTGGGACGAGGGAACGGAGATTATCTGTACCTACTGTATGTCCTTGACGAGCCTGTGAGCGGCTCGTCTGATATTATCCCGGTCTACATCGGAGAAACGAGTCAGGTCTCCAGTAGACTACTGGACCACTTCAGAAAGCTCCGTAACTCTCTCCCAACCTCTGAGTGGAAGGATGATGGCTCGTGGGGAAGTTACGGAAAATACGATCATATCGCGACGGTATTCGAGAAAGCAAATTCACCCCTGTATGTGTGGGTCGTCGATGTGAATGAGATTGAGACGGGGCCGTACGGATATTCCACATATCGACAGGAGCTTGAGGCAAAGACCGTCGGGCTTGTCCACTCACATCCCCAATTCAATCGGGTGTTCGCAAACCGGGATTTTGTTCCAAATAGAGTCGCCCATGAGATGGGGAAGGTAGGCCCCGATTGGGTTGATTTAGAAAACGATTCACCAAACGAAGAGGCGGTGGTAGCCGCTGATAACGCGGGAGACGGCGTCAGCGGCACGAGTAAAGCAGATCTTTGGCATGAGTGGGTTGAACAAACTATCCACAAAGAGATTCATGACCCCGAAGGTGAGGATCCAATACCACTCTTCGAGACGGACGACGATCTCGTCGTTGAACTCACTGAGGTCGGTTCTTCTACGGTCCTCAAGCGTTCTGAAGCGATTGATACTCGAATCCGCCAGGAAGGAAAACGATGTGTTCACAGAACCGGAGTGAAGGATGGTCCTAATGGATTACTCTATGTTATGTACCAGCTTGAGTCCGACCCGCCTTCTCCCGAGCAAATTATCCCTCGATATATCGGCAAAGCAGAGGCGTATGGCAAAAAGAACGAGTTGAGTGCGAACTTCGAAGAGATCGCGAAGGACCGAAGTGGAACACGAAGCTTCGCTCGATGGGGCGATGGGAGTTACTGGCACGTCGGAGAGCTATCAGATACTGTCTTTGGCGTGGATTCGAAGAAACTCAGTTGGGCGAGCGAGCTATTCGAACAGGGAACACACCAACTCAAAGAGCAAACCTATCTGTGGATCCGAGCATGGGATCCAGAAAAGTACACGGGGCCGTACGGCTATCCAGCCTACTTGGCTGAAGTCGAGGCGTTGTTGATCGGGTTAGCCTACCAAACGAACCCTCATCAACTGCTCAATCACCATGAGGTTCCAAATGGGGCACCAGCGAACCAGAAGCAGTTTGAGTTTGATCCATCTTCAACATAG
- a CDS encoding metallophosphoesterase, whose translation MPRSAVVETLYEDLEESNQYEIVVRVRDYSRTKEDNRAFELSLEDSNGTRFPFIVWEKSEEGRNYNWQNSCWYRLSGVSINNWPSGKVLHGTSSLGIEKLGMRQSGSQVNLIYLTDSHLGKSEHTYSGSCWPVSPVDGFRTAIERAIQENVNAVIHGGDLFHNPGSGIEDEDVAVCRESLTKLAEHGIPFYFIYGNHERQAGRQTMERFVDDGLAVHLGPRYEVIDDAVAVYGVDYRSNWSDFVFDLESGTGDFPTILCVHQSIAPFTTSNNPDCSVNSILEASNVPLDLIISGHTFSFGIPK comes from the coding sequence GTGCCACGCAGTGCCGTTGTGGAAACGTTATACGAAGATCTTGAGGAGAGCAATCAATACGAGATCGTTGTTAGAGTTCGAGATTACTCGCGTACAAAAGAAGACAATCGTGCGTTTGAGCTGAGCTTAGAGGACTCTAATGGGACGCGGTTCCCGTTTATTGTATGGGAGAAGTCGGAGGAAGGACGCAATTACAATTGGCAGAACAGTTGCTGGTATCGGCTGAGTGGAGTATCAATAAACAATTGGCCCTCTGGAAAAGTGCTTCATGGTACCTCTTCACTTGGGATTGAGAAGCTTGGGATGCGCCAAAGCGGTAGCCAAGTGAATCTGATCTACCTGACTGATAGTCATCTTGGTAAATCAGAACACACCTATAGTGGGTCGTGTTGGCCGGTATCCCCTGTAGATGGATTCCGTACTGCGATAGAGCGTGCGATCCAAGAGAATGTGAATGCCGTTATCCATGGCGGCGATTTATTCCATAATCCTGGAAGTGGTATTGAGGATGAAGATGTTGCCGTCTGTCGCGAGAGTTTGACAAAGTTGGCAGAGCATGGTATTCCATTCTATTTCATTTACGGAAACCACGAACGCCAAGCTGGCCGACAAACTATGGAACGGTTCGTTGATGATGGCCTTGCTGTACATCTTGGCCCACGTTACGAAGTAATCGATGACGCTGTAGCAGTCTACGGAGTTGATTATCGGTCTAACTGGAGTGATTTTGTTTTTGACCTCGAATCTGGTACTGGTGATTTTCCAACAATACTCTGTGTACACCAATCTATAGCCCCATTTACGACGAGTAACAACCCGGACTGTTCAGTCAATAGTATCTTAGAGGCTTCCAACGTTCCGCTCGATTTAATCATATCTGGACACACATTCTCGTTCGGAATACCAAAATGA
- a CDS encoding site-specific integrase: MSQVKKAGIRVVPKPSEEYLSQRQLTDYREHRERLIGWMVNIGKDPDHGDGYAYDTANGRAYRLDAFYRFVWDEEDRYTTEITHDHADAYMRKLAYGETSQENKASHLKAVKMLFRWRTHTLDGEEWEPEITFSTNTGNTNPKDFLTREERSAVREAVLEHGSVPSYNNLTPEQRDRWKIHLAQRFEKPKRDVGPDEFKQANSWKIPSLFWTALDTGLRPVEVKRAKVGWVDVRNSLLRIPKEDSSKNTDNWTVSLTDRTANALDRWLTERQQYDKYLDSDSLWLNRSGNPYKYYSLNRLFRQVCETACIPSEGRTFYSIRHSTATYMAREEDLGAAQAQLRHKSAQTTMRYDQAPVEDRRDALNRMG, from the coding sequence ATGTCTCAAGTCAAAAAGGCGGGTATCCGGGTGGTTCCAAAACCGTCCGAAGAGTACCTGTCACAACGTCAGTTGACCGACTACCGAGAACACCGAGAACGCCTCATCGGATGGATGGTAAACATCGGGAAAGATCCCGACCACGGAGACGGATACGCCTACGATACTGCGAACGGACGAGCATATCGTCTTGACGCCTTCTACCGGTTCGTTTGGGACGAAGAAGACCGCTATACTACCGAGATCACACACGACCACGCAGACGCCTACATGAGGAAGCTTGCCTACGGAGAGACCTCTCAGGAGAACAAGGCAAGCCACCTGAAAGCGGTCAAAATGCTGTTCCGCTGGCGTACGCACACGCTTGACGGGGAAGAGTGGGAACCAGAAATCACGTTCTCCACGAACACCGGGAACACGAATCCCAAGGACTTCCTCACCCGCGAAGAGCGGAGTGCCGTCAGAGAGGCCGTGCTGGAACACGGGAGCGTTCCGAGCTACAACAACCTCACACCCGAACAGCGCGACCGATGGAAGATACACCTCGCACAGCGCTTTGAGAAGCCTAAGAGGGACGTCGGCCCCGACGAATTCAAACAGGCCAACTCGTGGAAGATCCCGAGCTTGTTCTGGACCGCACTCGATACTGGTTTGCGCCCGGTAGAGGTGAAACGAGCAAAAGTCGGATGGGTAGACGTTAGGAACTCCCTCTTGCGGATTCCTAAAGAGGATTCGTCAAAGAACACGGATAATTGGACCGTCTCTCTCACGGATCGTACTGCGAACGCGCTGGATAGATGGCTCACCGAGAGACAGCAATACGACAAGTATCTGGATTCGGATTCTCTGTGGCTCAATCGATCGGGGAATCCGTACAAGTACTACTCTCTGAACCGTCTGTTTCGACAAGTCTGCGAGACTGCGTGTATTCCCTCTGAAGGCCGCACGTTCTATTCGATCCGTCACTCGACGGCAACCTATATGGCCCGAGAAGAAGATTTGGGAGCGGCACAGGCCCAACTCAGACATAAGAGCGCTCAGACGACCATGCGATACGATCAGGCGCCGGTAGAAGATCGACGGGACGCGTTGAATCGGATGGGATAG
- a CDS encoding DUF5814 domain-containing protein → MAFTDKIYVKNHRQLASQLETNIPKGAFAGATLDLLFTGDGLSKLDETTRDRVLDFAEDFLDCDCDANPYCGCPEEKFMRYVLELRAEGLGPQAIVDVMTDDYMVYAYTGDVLSFLDDSVRKLEAIETLADVDGNGEMSERARKAKRELSG, encoded by the coding sequence GTGGCCTTTACCGACAAGATCTACGTGAAGAACCACCGGCAGCTCGCCTCCCAACTGGAGACGAACATCCCGAAGGGCGCGTTCGCCGGCGCCACCCTCGACCTGCTTTTCACCGGCGACGGCCTCTCGAAGCTCGACGAGACGACCCGGGACCGCGTCCTCGACTTCGCGGAGGACTTCCTCGACTGCGACTGCGACGCGAACCCCTACTGCGGCTGTCCCGAGGAGAAGTTCATGCGCTACGTCCTCGAACTGCGCGCCGAGGGGCTAGGCCCGCAGGCCATCGTCGACGTGATGACCGACGATTACATGGTGTACGCGTACACCGGCGACGTGCTCTCCTTCCTCGACGACTCCGTCCGGAAGCTGGAGGCGATCGAGACGCTCGCGGACGTTGACGGCAACGGGGAGATGTCGGAGCGGGCGCGGAAGGCGAAGCGCGAACTGTCTGGATAG
- a CDS encoding MATE family efflux transporter, producing the protein MGLRDSIDSLFKGADELDLTSGDIGWPLFFLSLPIVVQNLFQVLYNLADTFWLGRYSTEALSAITFAFPIVFLMISLALGVSVAGSVLVAQHTGAGNEERAAYAASQTMAYAAVISVVLGVLGYVFVDDVTALLGVNATVAPLVVEYMRVYAVGLFAVFGFAVFMALMRGYGDTVTPMYVMAGSVVLNILLDPIFIFGFDANPLFGFLGLGGLEAAALDATGFTGWGIAGAAIATVGSRALALLVGLQIMFRGDRGVQIRLSEMLPDPEFGKTVLGIGLPASAEGAARSVSITALLVVVANFPNAVSGAYGIGTRIFSVIFLPALAVSQGIETMTGQNIGAGELDRAAETNHFGARAMLALLTVGGGIIVLAARPIATAFSPDPAVVDHATTFLRVSGLSFGFIGAMRAYTGGFRGAGHTMIAAVISLVTLGFVRLPVAWVAAGSLGAMGLWIAFPISNVVGGVVAYLWFNRNTWRDGNLTDEGPSAEEIGSNVSSPDD; encoded by the coding sequence ATGGGGCTTCGCGACTCGATCGACTCGCTGTTCAAGGGCGCCGACGAGCTCGACCTCACCTCGGGCGACATCGGGTGGCCGCTGTTTTTCCTCTCTTTACCGATCGTCGTCCAGAACCTCTTTCAGGTGCTGTACAACCTGGCCGACACCTTCTGGCTCGGCCGCTACAGCACCGAGGCGCTCTCCGCGATCACGTTCGCGTTCCCCATCGTTTTCCTGATGATCTCGCTGGCGCTGGGCGTCTCCGTCGCGGGGAGCGTCCTCGTCGCCCAACATACCGGCGCCGGCAACGAGGAGCGCGCCGCCTACGCCGCCTCGCAGACGATGGCGTACGCGGCCGTCATCTCCGTCGTCCTCGGGGTGCTCGGGTACGTCTTCGTCGACGACGTCACCGCGCTCCTCGGGGTGAACGCGACCGTCGCGCCCCTCGTCGTCGAGTACATGCGCGTCTACGCGGTCGGCCTCTTCGCCGTCTTCGGCTTCGCGGTGTTCATGGCGCTGATGCGCGGCTACGGCGACACGGTGACCCCGATGTACGTCATGGCCGGCTCGGTGGTGCTCAACATCCTCCTCGACCCGATATTCATCTTCGGGTTCGACGCGAACCCCCTGTTCGGATTCCTCGGTCTCGGCGGACTGGAGGCTGCGGCGCTCGACGCGACCGGGTTCACCGGCTGGGGGATCGCGGGCGCCGCGATCGCGACGGTCGGCTCGCGGGCGCTCGCGCTCCTCGTCGGGCTCCAGATCATGTTCCGCGGCGACCGAGGGGTTCAGATCCGGCTCTCGGAGATGCTCCCGGACCCCGAGTTCGGCAAGACCGTCCTCGGCATCGGCCTGCCGGCCTCCGCGGAGGGGGCGGCCCGGTCGGTGTCGATCACCGCGCTCCTCGTCGTGGTCGCGAACTTCCCGAACGCGGTCAGCGGGGCGTACGGCATCGGCACGCGGATCTTCTCGGTGATCTTCCTGCCGGCGCTCGCCGTCTCCCAGGGGATCGAGACGATGACCGGGCAGAACATCGGCGCGGGAGAGCTGGACCGCGCCGCCGAGACGAACCACTTCGGCGCGCGCGCCATGCTCGCGCTGCTCACGGTCGGTGGCGGGATAATCGTCCTCGCCGCGCGGCCGATCGCGACCGCCTTCTCCCCGGACCCGGCGGTCGTCGACCACGCGACGACGTTCCTCCGCGTGAGCGGCCTCTCGTTCGGGTTCATCGGCGCCATGCGAGCGTACACCGGCGGGTTCCGCGGCGCCGGCCACACGATGATCGCGGCCGTCATCTCGCTCGTCACGCTCGGGTTCGTCCGCCTGCCGGTCGCGTGGGTCGCCGCCGGGTCGCTCGGCGCGATGGGGCTGTGGATCGCGTTCCCGATCTCGAACGTCGTCGGCGGGGTCGTCGCCTACCTCTGGTTTAACCGCAACACCTGGCGCGACGGGAACCTCACCGACGAGGGCCCGTCGGCCGAGGAGATCGGGTCGAACGTCTCGTCGCCCGACGACTGA
- a CDS encoding COX15/CtaA family protein — MTLVLFSLGVYTAATGSGLACQAQWPLCSDQLIPALTINPDFIEWFHRAWAMVTGFLMVGVVGWTWLGSGFERRTKLAATLAVAILPLQITVGAITVTLGGLIEGGYTVSTHAAHLIGALTIFTLLGLATIWGGGRGNSRLLRAAAGVAVAGIVASAVFSRAVPFLTYAPPAQAAFYVTGLAGHLGLVATIAYATEAVRGGYDGLDGGTAGTVRALAAGSMAALVVTLLLGRDLVLYTATWQQINLVALGVAVALAAGAAWTLRGTDEMRDGSVPIGGD, encoded by the coding sequence ATGACGCTCGTCCTCTTCTCGCTCGGCGTCTACACCGCGGCGACCGGCTCCGGGCTGGCGTGTCAGGCCCAATGGCCGCTGTGTTCCGACCAGCTAATTCCGGCACTCACGATCAACCCCGACTTCATCGAGTGGTTCCACCGGGCGTGGGCGATGGTCACCGGCTTCCTCATGGTCGGGGTCGTCGGGTGGACGTGGCTCGGCTCCGGATTCGAGCGCCGCACGAAGCTCGCGGCGACGCTCGCGGTCGCAATCTTACCGCTCCAGATAACCGTCGGCGCGATCACCGTCACCCTCGGCGGGCTCATCGAGGGCGGGTACACGGTGTCGACCCACGCCGCGCACCTGATCGGGGCGCTGACCATCTTCACGCTGCTCGGGCTGGCGACCATCTGGGGCGGCGGCCGAGGAAACTCGCGGCTGCTCCGCGCCGCCGCGGGGGTCGCGGTCGCCGGCATCGTCGCCAGCGCGGTCTTCTCGCGGGCGGTGCCGTTCCTCACCTACGCGCCGCCCGCGCAGGCCGCCTTCTACGTCACCGGACTCGCCGGACACCTCGGGCTCGTCGCGACAATAGCGTACGCGACGGAGGCGGTTCGAGGGGGTTACGACGGTCTCGACGGCGGGACCGCGGGCACCGTTCGCGCGCTCGCCGCCGGGTCGATGGCCGCGCTTGTCGTGACGCTGCTGCTCGGCCGCGATCTGGTCCTCTACACCGCGACGTGGCAGCAAATCAACCTCGTCGCGTTAGGCGTCGCAGTCGCGCTCGCCGCGGGCGCGGCGTGGACGCTCCGCGGGACGGACGAGATGCGCGACGGCTCCGTTCCGATCGGCGGCGACTGA
- a CDS encoding basic amino acid ABC transporter substrate-binding protein, protein MTRRTQADVSRRTYLKLTGGTAAVGATGLAGCLGESGGSMTITPGTAPGFPPFEMREDGELVGFDVDLLEAVVAETDYELGEWATFDFDGLIPALTQNEEIDVIAAALTISEDRQETIAFSDPYWEANQAVLVREDGDFQPSGWADFEGTRVGAQSGTTGAAEVESNLVDEGIISEDSFSTYDSYVLAVEDLSNGNIDAVVVDTPVADTFTASRDVTVAFVEETGEQYGFGIRQNESELQSALNSGLQTVQDGGTFGELRDTWFGQE, encoded by the coding sequence ATGACACGCCGCACCCAAGCCGACGTGAGCCGTCGGACGTACCTGAAACTGACCGGCGGAACGGCCGCCGTGGGAGCTACCGGCCTCGCCGGCTGTCTTGGCGAGAGCGGGGGCAGCATGACGATCACGCCCGGAACCGCTCCCGGGTTCCCGCCGTTCGAAATGCGGGAGGACGGCGAGCTGGTCGGGTTCGACGTCGACCTGCTCGAAGCCGTCGTGGCCGAGACCGACTACGAGCTCGGCGAGTGGGCCACCTTCGACTTCGACGGGCTCATCCCCGCCCTCACGCAGAACGAGGAGATCGATGTGATCGCCGCCGCGCTGACGATCAGCGAAGATCGTCAGGAGACGATCGCCTTCTCCGACCCCTACTGGGAGGCCAACCAGGCCGTCCTCGTCCGCGAGGACGGCGACTTCCAGCCGTCCGGGTGGGCGGACTTCGAGGGCACCCGGGTAGGCGCGCAGTCCGGGACCACCGGCGCCGCCGAGGTGGAGTCGAACCTCGTCGACGAGGGGATCATCTCGGAGGACAGCTTCTCGACGTACGACAGCTACGTCCTCGCGGTCGAGGACCTCTCGAACGGGAACATCGACGCGGTCGTCGTCGACACCCCCGTCGCGGACACGTTCACCGCGAGCCGTGACGTGACGGTCGCGTTCGTCGAGGAGACCGGCGAACAGTACGGATTCGGGATCCGTCAGAACGAGTCGGAGCTCCAGTCTGCGCTCAACAGCGGGCTCCAGACCGTCCAAGACGGCGGGACGTTCGGAGAGCTCAGAGACACCTGGTTCGGGCAGGAGTAG
- a CDS encoding amino acid ABC transporter permease, producing the protein MSVAGPLALDASDSLGALAPSTASGETPPTAAAVGSVIESIDWWLVGDPADWWFVVRNVDYLAGGVLLTVGLTVASILLGFLVGFPAGAVEVYGEGLPKRLVSTAGVVLRGTPIVVILLVMYFVIGVPQVNTGVGSISPAVSAGILGLGLRSAAYQSQIFRASLSSVDDGQLEAGRSVGLSQFEAIRYVVVPQALRRSIPGFQNEFTIVLKDTSIVFAIGLAELLTRGYDLFTQETTAVLEVILFISGIYFVLTFTTNRALDYLGTRYAIPEGESA; encoded by the coding sequence ATGTCGGTCGCGGGGCCCCTCGCGCTCGACGCGTCCGATAGCCTCGGCGCTCTCGCGCCGAGTACTGCCTCCGGCGAGACGCCGCCGACGGCCGCCGCCGTCGGGTCCGTGATCGAGTCGATCGACTGGTGGCTGGTCGGCGATCCCGCCGACTGGTGGTTCGTCGTCCGGAACGTCGACTACCTGGCCGGCGGCGTCCTGCTGACGGTCGGGCTCACCGTCGCGTCGATCCTGCTCGGGTTCCTCGTCGGCTTCCCCGCCGGCGCGGTGGAGGTGTACGGCGAGGGGCTCCCGAAGCGGCTCGTGAGTACCGCCGGCGTGGTCCTCCGCGGGACGCCGATCGTCGTCATCCTCCTCGTGATGTACTTCGTGATCGGCGTCCCGCAGGTGAACACCGGCGTCGGGTCGATTTCACCGGCGGTCTCGGCGGGCATCTTGGGACTGGGGCTGCGGAGCGCGGCGTACCAGTCGCAGATATTCCGGGCGTCCCTGTCGAGCGTCGACGACGGCCAGCTGGAGGCGGGTCGCTCCGTCGGGCTCTCGCAGTTCGAAGCGATCCGGTACGTCGTCGTGCCGCAGGCGCTTCGGCGGTCGATCCCGGGGTTCCAAAACGAGTTCACCATCGTGTTGAAGGACACGAGCATCGTCTTCGCGATCGGGCTCGCGGAGCTGCTGACCCGCGGGTACGACCTGTTCACGCAGGAGACGACCGCGGTCCTCGAAGTCATCCTGTTCATCAGTGGTATCTACTTCGTCCTCACGTTCACGACGAACCGCGCGCTCGATTACCTCGGTACCCGGTACGCGATCCCGGAGGGGGAGTCGGCGTGA
- a CDS encoding amino acid ABC transporter ATP-binding protein — MTDGDFLRVSDVSKWYGDEQVLDEVSFEMDRGDVTVLIGPSGSGKSTLLRCVNRLAEAQEGSITFDGEEVLSPETDVDRLRREVGMVFQSFNLFAHLSAVGNVALGPRRVLGLSEDEARERAAAQLERVGLGDQFDSYPAELSGGQQQRVGIARALAMEPKLMLFDEPTSALDPELIGEVLEVMRALVDEGMTMLVVTHEMSFARAVADEVVFLDDGRVVERGPPEQLFERPEKERTGRFLERIASHE; from the coding sequence GTGACTGACGGCGACTTCCTCCGGGTGAGCGACGTCTCGAAGTGGTACGGCGACGAGCAGGTGCTCGACGAGGTCTCCTTCGAGATGGACCGGGGCGACGTGACCGTGCTGATCGGCCCGTCCGGCTCCGGGAAATCGACATTGCTGCGCTGCGTCAACCGGCTCGCGGAGGCCCAAGAGGGCTCGATCACGTTCGACGGCGAGGAGGTGCTCTCGCCCGAGACCGACGTCGACAGGCTCCGTCGGGAGGTCGGCATGGTGTTCCAGAGCTTCAACCTGTTCGCGCACCTGAGCGCGGTCGGAAACGTCGCGCTCGGGCCCCGCCGCGTCCTCGGACTCTCCGAGGACGAGGCCCGCGAGCGCGCCGCGGCGCAGCTGGAGCGCGTCGGCCTTGGCGACCAGTTCGACTCGTATCCGGCCGAGCTGTCCGGCGGCCAACAACAGCGTGTGGGGATCGCCCGCGCGCTGGCGATGGAGCCGAAGCTCATGCTGTTCGACGAGCCGACGAGCGCGCTCGACCCCGAGCTCATCGGCGAGGTGTTGGAGGTGATGCGGGCCTTAGTCGACGAGGGGATGACGATGCTCGTCGTCACCCACGAGATGAGCTTCGCGCGGGCGGTCGCCGACGAGGTCGTGTTCTTAGACGACGGTCGGGTCGTCGAGCGCGGCCCGCCGGAGCAGCTGTTCGAACGGCCCGAGAAAGAGCGGACCGGCCGCTTCCTCGAACGCATCGC